A window from Leptothermofonsia sichuanensis E412 encodes these proteins:
- a CDS encoding monovalent cation/H(+) antiporter subunit G, which translates to MVDILGYLCIGVGIVFWFWGTFPLLGKRSVLFKLHSLSVADTLGSMSIICGLLLKIPSEWSLLVLALISLAIWNTVLGYVLAYCSSSGGRDER; encoded by the coding sequence ATGGTTGACATCCTTGGCTATCTTTGCATTGGTGTAGGAATTGTTTTCTGGTTTTGGGGTACGTTTCCTCTATTGGGGAAACGATCGGTGCTGTTCAAACTACATAGCCTTTCCGTTGCGGATACCCTCGGCTCCATGAGCATTATTTGCGGACTCCTTCTGAAGATCCCCAGTGAATGGTCGTTGCTTGTACTTGCCCTCATTTCTCTGGCAATCTGGAATACAGTCCTGGGGTATGTGCTGGCGTACTGCTCCAGTAGCGGAGGAAGGGATGAACGATAG
- a CDS encoding PAM68 family protein, which translates to MAAKSPKPSKGNGKAAASDNLPENRLPFEPAQSRKKPARKSTPATVIKADASADAKASVKRTGTSSGRSTRNQAAAIPEVISRRMARRMAFFCGIPTSMGMLTLIVSYVVITQHWYKLPNVAVLLVNLAFFGLGVLGLSYGALSASWDEDRLGSWFGWSEFKVNFARLTESWRSSKQKTDS; encoded by the coding sequence ATGGCAGCAAAGTCCCCCAAGCCATCAAAGGGCAACGGTAAAGCCGCTGCCAGCGACAATTTGCCTGAAAACCGGCTACCCTTTGAGCCAGCTCAAAGCCGGAAAAAGCCTGCTAGAAAGTCAACTCCAGCAACTGTTATCAAAGCCGATGCCAGTGCTGATGCCAAAGCCAGTGTTAAGCGCACAGGTACATCCTCTGGGCGATCGACTCGGAATCAGGCGGCAGCCATTCCAGAGGTGATCAGTCGTCGGATGGCACGGCGAATGGCCTTTTTCTGTGGCATCCCAACTTCTATGGGTATGCTGACGCTGATTGTCAGCTACGTGGTTATCACCCAGCACTGGTATAAGCTTCCCAATGTAGCGGTATTACTGGTCAACCTGGCATTTTTTGGTCTGGGCGTCCTGGGGTTGAGCTATGGAGCATTATCTGCTTCCTGGGATGAAGATCGCTTGGGGTCCTGGTTTGGTTGGAGTGAGTTCAAAGTGAACTTTGCTCGTTTGACGGAATCCTGGCGCTCCAGTAAGCAAAAGACCGACTCCTGA
- the rpsO gene encoding 30S ribosomal protein S15, producing MALLQQRKQEIISEYQIHETDTGSADVQVAMLTERIQRLSEHLRSNKKDHASRHGLLKMIGMRKRLLAYIQKQDQDRYRALITRLGIRG from the coding sequence ATGGCTCTGCTGCAACAGCGCAAACAAGAAATTATCTCTGAATACCAGATTCACGAAACCGATACCGGATCGGCTGACGTTCAGGTGGCAATGCTCACCGAGCGGATTCAGCGTCTGAGTGAACACCTCCGCTCTAATAAGAAAGATCATGCCTCCCGTCACGGTCTGCTAAAAATGATTGGGATGCGGAAGCGCCTCCTGGCGTATATTCAAAAACAGGATCAGGATCGCTATCGGGCATTGATTACCAGGCTCGGCATTCGCGGTTAA
- a CDS encoding DUF4040 domain-containing protein, whose translation MNDSYLYIIVALLPLSAFMLTIQVNPYNALVVRGILGGVAALVYAVLGAADVALTEALVGTMLAITLYAVAVRSSMVMRLGVLNDSLLDADEKSTGICLFAQLIADLRTIANRYHLRLELVPYPDLPSLHQALVEKEVHATCIQRSHPDAQEMVLSKTEPKQAGLSAYQMLTTQELTTHKMESKPYYTTIRIRRLYEILLAELASPATNLIYVTVSDGTASSPGEKHS comes from the coding sequence ATGAACGATAGCTACCTGTATATCATTGTTGCCCTGCTGCCCCTGTCAGCATTCATGCTGACGATCCAGGTCAACCCTTACAATGCCCTGGTGGTTCGGGGGATTCTGGGAGGAGTAGCAGCACTGGTTTACGCAGTCTTGGGAGCGGCGGATGTGGCGTTGACGGAAGCCCTGGTGGGAACCATGCTGGCGATTACGCTCTATGCTGTGGCGGTCCGGTCATCCATGGTGATGAGACTGGGGGTGCTGAACGATAGCTTGCTGGATGCAGACGAGAAATCTACAGGTATCTGCCTTTTTGCTCAACTGATTGCGGATCTGCGAACCATTGCAAACCGATACCATCTGCGGCTTGAATTGGTTCCCTATCCTGATCTACCGTCTTTACATCAGGCATTGGTGGAAAAAGAAGTTCATGCCACCTGCATTCAGCGATCGCACCCGGATGCTCAGGAGATGGTTCTGTCAAAGACAGAGCCGAAACAGGCTGGGCTGTCAGCTTACCAGATGCTGACCACGCAAGAGCTGACCACACATAAGATGGAGTCGAAGCCTTACTACACTACAATTCGAATCCGTCGCCTTTACGAGATCCTCCTGGCTGAACTGGCGTCACCCGCAACCAATCTGATTTATGTGACCGTGTCTGATGGGACGGCGTCCAGTCCTGGGGAAAAGCATTCATAG
- a CDS encoding Na(+)/H(+) antiporter subunit B, with the protein MKWLYIAAGILIYVKFLLMPNPIADLPDLSIVETIVQDSGVPNAVSGVIFRNRLYDTIFEVIVFTIAIMGAHFLLANERPSHTIHRFTDQPSIVLAQLGATIAALVGVELAIRGHLSPGGGFAAGVAGGTAIGLVAITSSLERMEAIYQRWRAATWEKISVLVFTILAAFTLIGLELPHGELGALLSGGVVPLLNILVAIKVALGSWAVILVFIRYRGLL; encoded by the coding sequence ATGAAATGGCTCTACATTGCGGCAGGAATTTTGATTTATGTCAAATTTCTACTAATGCCAAACCCGATTGCGGATCTACCGGACCTTTCAATTGTCGAAACCATTGTTCAGGATAGTGGAGTGCCCAATGCGGTTTCGGGGGTTATTTTCAGAAATCGGTTGTATGACACCATTTTTGAAGTCATCGTATTTACCATCGCTATTATGGGTGCCCACTTCCTCCTGGCAAATGAACGTCCATCTCACACAATCCATCGGTTTACTGACCAACCTTCGATTGTACTGGCACAATTGGGTGCCACTATTGCCGCGCTGGTTGGAGTTGAACTGGCCATTCGGGGGCATCTCAGTCCGGGGGGCGGGTTTGCCGCTGGGGTCGCCGGTGGGACAGCCATTGGGCTGGTAGCAATCACCTCATCCCTGGAGCGGATGGAGGCGATTTACCAGCGCTGGCGGGCGGCGACCTGGGAAAAAATTTCAGTGCTGGTTTTTACGATTCTGGCAGCCTTCACGCTGATTGGGCTTGAGTTGCCCCACGGTGAGCTGGGTGCTCTGCTCAGTGGGGGCGTTGTTCCCCTGCTCAATATTCTGGTCGCCATTAAAGTGGCATTAGGATCCTGGGCTGTCATTCTGGTATTTATTCGCTATCGGGGTTTGCTTTAG